The Serinus canaria isolate serCan28SL12 chromosome 2, serCan2020, whole genome shotgun sequence genomic interval CGAGCGCAGCGGGGCGGCCGTGCCGGCGGCCCTGACCAGGAGGGACAGCATGCTCGGCACCCTGCGGGGACAGCGCGCCGGTCAGGACACACGCACCTCTCCCgctgccctcctcctctcccaccgCTGCCCCCATACCACCCACCGCCCCCACCGACGAGGACACCCCTGCCCGCTCACCCCTGGCCGCCCGCGGCCACGcgtccccgccgccgccggaaGCGCGCGCAGGACCGGGGCGGGGCGAGGCCCGCGCCCGCCTGGCCGGGAGTCACGTGGGCGGCGCGAAGATGGCGGCGCCCGCTGCGACCTTCCGCTGGCTGCTGCCGCGGAGCCGCCCGCTGCTGGCCCGCCCGGGGCTggctgccgccgccgcctcccggcCCTACGGTGTGCGGGCCTCCGACACCGGCGAGCTGGTGACGCACACGGGGCAGGTGAGCGCTCGGGGCCCGATGTGCTGCCCCTCCGCTGCTCCGGGAGGGCGGCGGGCGCGTCCCACAGGGGCCGCGGGCAGCGCGCGCTGGTTTAATGGGATGTAACGTAACGGGGAGGCTTAGGGTGGACATcgggaggaatttcttcccgTAAACAGTGGTTAGATACCGGAATAGGCCGCCCAGGGAGGCGGTGACGAGTCCGTCCCTGGAGGGATTCAGGAAATGGCTGGATGTGGCGTTTAGTGCCACGGTCTGCTTGACACGGTGGCGTTCGGTCACTGGTTGGGTTTAATGGTATCAGAGGCTTTTTCCAACCTGATTTATCCTATGATTCTCCGTTCAGCACGGACAGTGGAAATTCATGCTCCTGGGTGATCCGTATGCAGGAGGTGCGCGCTGTttcgaaaaaaaaaaaaaatccccaaaaaaaccaaaccccgTTGATCAGGATCGGGGTCATTGGCCATTACCGAGCGTTCCGGTCCGAATCCGACTTGGGACCCAGCCGAAGGGTTGACAGGTGGAGGAGGCACCCTTGTGTCAGTGCCTTGTAACTCCAGGTTATCTCTTTTTCcaatggagaagctgaggctggTGTGGTGCCTTGAGATGGGAGAGAGGATGGCGGGTGGAGCTGATTTGGGATAGCCGGCCCTGTGGTTACTTAGcggaacagaaataaatacgAAACCTGAATTTCCCAGTTTAGTTCACCACCTAGGTGAGATCAAGgagcagcattttaaataatatatttgtgTTCATCTCTGTGATTAGGCTCTTCTGTTTACTGGCTTTCATGCCAGCTCCGACACCACCAGTTTCTTTGTTGTACTTTCCAATGTGcaattcagtttattttctttgtttcagttttctatatttcagtttatttattttctatatcTTTGTGTTCTATGTTTATAGTTGTTGCTCTGTAAATAAGATCAAGTTTATTTTACATTCCAGGTATATGACGAGAAGGATTATAGAAGAGTTAGATTTGTTGGACGACAAAAGGAGGTAATTCATTCTACTATTGTCATTAAAAACCTCAATGTCATTgtcataaaaaaaccccaaaccaaaaacaccccaaaaacccccaacaagCAAGAAACCGACTAAACTCAAACCCCTCAACCAAAACCACGCAAccaacaagcaaaaaaaaaccaaaaaaaaccccaaacagaaTACCCCAAAACCAAATACAGATAAAATCTCCCAAAACAGAACTGGTTTGAATTTGGGGTTTCagtagcatttttttccttaatggtAAAAAATTTTTCTAAGGCAGCTTATAGTTGTTTCTGTCTTACCTCCCTGCTTTTGGTAGACTTGAAAAACTCAAGACTTGCTCAGCATTTGCTAAGTGCTTGCATTTAGGGTGTTAGAGTTGTAGGCATTTGAGCATCTTAAACTTGGAacagtttttgttttaagcATGTGTTTTAGAAGTAGTATGATTTTAGCACATTTACATTCAGAAAAATCACATCATTAAATAGTCTGCTGAATTGTTCATCTGTTTATATATCTGTTTACATCTGTTTTGAGGCTCAATTTGCTTCTGTGTAGTTAAAATTCTGATCTTTACccaaattatgtttttaatgaGTCTGAGAAGCATTTGCTGAAAGAGTGATGAAACGTAAAAGTAAAATGTAAACTATTCTGAAATAATGAAGTCTCAAATGCAAAGTCTAGTAATTCCAGCATCATCCAAGTGCAGTGCTGTAAAGGTGGCCCTGTTGCTGCTGCTTAAAATTTCACATACCCACTGTATGAAAAGTCCTTTAGCACTGAGTTTTTTCTAATGATCAAGCAGCGCAGCTCCATGAGGGATCTGCTGGCCTTTGGGGTAGAAATAGAATTATTTCAGCTAAAATGTATTCCTCAATGCCTGAGCTTTTGAATAGTGCCTTAGTGTTAATGCTGTAAATGTTTATATTCAGCAGAGACATTAAATATAAGGTGTGGTAGATTTTTAAAGTAGTTTCATATAATTATTCTTGTCCTAAATTAACCTGAACTAATTAGACTAATTTCTGAGTTTTCATATTGAGTTTACCTCACTGTGTGACAGATACAATTTAACTCATGCTGTGTGGCAAAAGTGGGGATTCTACATGCGacataattaaatgaaaatgtcactTAAAGTGCTGAATTGGCTTATTTCAGGGAGGATAGCTGGCAAAGTAGGTCTCTCCCaagtgtcctgctgctgtctctgctgcttgtGTAACTTTGTAGGAAATGCTCCTTAAGCCTAATTCTTCATGGGGCAGCAGTCCCTCTAACGTGCCTTTGCCATCAGGTAATTTCAGACTCTATGTGGT includes:
- the NDUFS6 gene encoding NADH dehydrogenase [ubiquinone] iron-sulfur protein 6, mitochondrial — translated: MAAPAATFRWLLPRSRPLLARPGLAAAAASRPYGVRASDTGELVTHTGQVYDEKDYRRVRFVGRQKEVNKNFAIDLIAEQPVSQVESRVISCDGGGGALGHPKVYINLDKETKTGTCGYCGLQFKQKHH